CGGggaaaaaagattttatttttatatgtttgagAGCTGAATTCTGCAGtggatttgttgaaatttaGTTGAATTCAGCTTTCAGTAGAAAAGGGGGaaaatttttagtttggttGATGTATCATAtgttaatgtgtgtgtgtgtacacgTATTTACTTTATGGTATTGGGTTGCTACATTTTGTGGTGGATGGGGTTTGCTATGGTTGAAGATttcattgttgtttttgttggtgaAGCATGGGGGCGATGTCAATGCCACTGACAACATTCTACAGACGGCTTTGCATTGGGCGGCTGTTCGGGGAGCCATTGCTGTTGCAGATGTGCTTTTGCAGAATGGAGCTCGGGTTGAAGCAGCTGATTTCAATGGCTATCGGGTAGTTGTCTCATTCTctttaatccttaaaaaaatgtttccTTTTTGGAATTTAGAGTTGGTCATTTTGTACATGTAAGTAACCAATAGTTGTAACTTCACCTGTGTCTGTGCTTAGTGTCATATATTTTGTTCACAGCCAGTACTAATCCCAGGAAAAGGAGGAGAGTTGCGGTAGGTTGATGACCGGCCTAAAAGTTAGTCACTCTTTTAGGAATAGATCCACTACAGAGACTAAATAACTGATGGCTTTGTTGAAATAATTatggaaatttttatttgtgcgCATGAGAGTATTATTGATATTCATCTTTGCAGCATTTTGATGGTTCTGTTATAGAGTTAAGGGAATTTTGGACTCATGTTTTATGGGTTTAGAGAGATATATCATATGTATTGGCACTATATGATTATGGAGGATATTGATAACATATAAAAATCACTTATAACCTTAAATTAATGGTTTCCTTCTTATTGATAACTATAAATGAGTTTcctttgataatttgatagttgggggaGGGGTTTGAACTGTGGATGTTTCCTTTGGAAGCACCAGGAGATAGCTATAAGACTCGTGGTAACTAAATATGAgtttccttatatttttttttctttaaaaagccAATGAAAAATGGCAATGGCCTTTTAGCTTAAATGACACTTCTTGGTATTTTTAATGTAGATGTCCAGGATTCAAATTCCCTCTCCcccaactatcgaattatctcccaaaaaaaaaaaaaaagatgttaggGTTATTACATAGGAGGACCATTGTACATATCTTTCTCTAAgctattttattagaaaaaaaaaaaatcacaaatatgCAAACAGAAAGCCTGATGTAGTTGGATAATCTACAGAGCCTTTCACTTTTGGTGTTCAGATTTATGTGAACTTTGCTGTGTTGTGTGTGCAGTCAATTGCATCACACAGCTGGTCCAAAGCTTAAACTTGGGAGGAGCTTTTATTGGGATGCTACTTAAGTCAAGGAAGGTGAATTTTACGCTGTTCCTTTTGAAGTTGAAAATATTGCAATGGATAAACATTATTCAGGTGGCTGACCTTGAATAGTTTGGGGGAATGTTGTACAACTTGACTTGTATTACTAAATATTAATACAATATGCCAAATGTGTGTGTGAAAATGGCTTCACTGTTCGTGAGCATATGTGTAGAATTAATTATCCAGAGAGCTACCATGTTGACAATGAGTCATATGGGAACTTCCTTAACCTCCTTACTGTGGTTGAAAGCAGTTTAATTCCAATTAATTTCAAGTTCTTTTTGATCGaattcttttctctttgcttgTTATGGGTATACATCTCCAATACTCTGTTGTTTATATACTTATTCACTGCAGGCAGTTCATGTTGCAGCTCAATATGGACAAACGGCTTTCTTAAATCACATCATTGCAAAGTATCAAGCTGATTTTGATGTGCCCGATAATGAGGGGAGGAGTCCTCTTCACTGGTATGTCAATAAGCAATGAATTCTAACATATAGATGACAACAAGAGCTTTGTGTTTGCAGTGACCCCCTCATCGtcctttatttataaatataactaAATTAGTTGTGCAGAATTGAGGAGAGAGCTGCCATTTGGTCCAAAGACTATCAGTGCAAATTCTATAGAATGTATCTGTGTTATAGTGAATATACTATGTAATGATTTGTATGTATGTTTCCTTCTGTAGAAGAAACAGTGTAAATAAATGATGGAACTAACATTTATTGTTGGTttaaatttttgataagtaatggaaattttattcaaaacataaaaaggagtcacccaagtatacaTGAAGTATACAGCTGGGGACCAAAACAATCAAATACACAATTTACAAGCATCCATCAAATCATAAACCGAACTAATAGAATGACTTCCTACTATTGACATCCAATCTAATAgcatttaaagaagaaaagttttaaGTCTGCTACTGTCCTTTTAAAGTACCAACTATGTCTCTCTtgccaaatgcaccacatcaaacaatgagggACAACCATTTAGATAACACCATTACGATGATGACCAAACTTTTCTTGCCAGCATACTAGGAGATCAACCATAGTCTTTGGCGTTACCCAGTATATACCAAACAAGTTGAGTCCCATAATGTGTTTGAGGTTAAATAATTCTATAAAGTGTTAAATCCTATTAGAGGTCCTCCTTTCTGTTGGAAAAGCATCTTGAAGCCTAGAGCCAGCCCTACAACTACAAGAGTGTTATTCTTTCTATGGACAACAACATTGGGGAGAATTCTAACTATGCATAATCTAATATAACGCTATATCATATCGAGGACTAGTGTTGCATGTGAAAGTCAAGTGGGGAGACTATTGATCATTTGCTTCTTCATTGTGATGTTGTGAGAGAGCTTTGGTCTATGGTGTTTAATCTCTTGGGGGTTCATTGGGTTATGCTCGCTAGGTGATTGAGTAGTTAGCTTGTTGGCAAGGTCAGTTCAGATAGACCATAGTCTAGACATCAGGAAGGCAATCCCTCAGTGTATCTTGTGAAGCATTTGTAGTGAGAGAAATGATATACTTTTAAGGGTGTAAACGTTTACTTTTAGGCCTGAAACTTTCATTccccaaatctttttttttagtggatgAATGCTTCAGGGAAATTTTCTATCTTTAATTTACCAGAGATGCTTGATCTTTCTAATTATCATTCTTAGTTGGTGCATCTCTTTTCATATGTCCCATGTACATGGTTTGTGCTGCGTTTGcgctttttaatgatttaatttcACTCGAGTGCACATgctatatatattaaatcataGCTGTCAATAGGGAGTAATTGGTTATATATATGTCTACTGTGCTGGAAAGTTTAAAAGATGTATAGTTACAGAGTGGAAGTTAGAGTTGGCTTTCTGGTAATGAATAAAAGGTGGAAGAATTGGCCCATATTCTAGGATGCAAGTTATTCAGTCAGCCTATGAAATGCTTGAGATTTTCGTTGGTTGCTGGATTTAAATCTATAGTAATTTGGGATACAATGCTTGAGAAGGTGGAATGGGGATTAGCATGACAGAAATGTTTTATCTAAGAGTAATAAGACTTGCAATAAACAGATCGAGTTTGCTGActtatttcctttctctttttcctattCTTGTTAGCACTGCTATGCATATTGAGAAACTACAAAGTGACTTTTTATAGGGTGTGCTAGGAGACAATTTCAAGTTCCATCTTGAAAATTGGGAATACAGTTTGTCAACCAATTCAATATGGAGGTTTGGGTGTAGGGAATGAAGGAAATAATTGTTGGGGTATCACATTTATTAGAGCTGACTAGGATTGGGAGTTGGAATTGCTAACTGGCTTTCTTAATCTTATCTATCCTACAAAGGTTAAGAAgggacttatcaaaaaaaaaaaaaaaggttatgaaGGGATGCAGATGACCAGATTTCTTAGATTTCAACAAGTAGACTATTTTAGATGAAGTCCTTTTATAGTATGTTACATACTGGAGATGCTCATTGTTTTTTACTTAAAGAGTATTTGGAGGGTTAAAGTCCCCGCTAAAGTGGTTTTCTTTGCATGAACAGCTGCTTTAGGGAAATTTTTTACAATGGATAACTTAAGAAGAAGGAATATAATTGTAGTGGAGTGGTGTTGCATGTGTAAGAATGGAGGGAATCACTTGATCACCTACTTTTATATTGCAATATTGCTAGAGTTTTTTCGTCTCTCGTGTTTTGTCTCTTTGGGGTGCAGTGAGTTATGCCTCAAAAGGTAATTGATATGTTGGCACATAGGAAGGGGCAGTTTGGTTGACATTGAAATGGAGATGGCTGTATTGTGGAATGCGATTCCTTTATGCCTGATGCTGACTATTTGGAAAGAACGCAACAGCCGGACATTTGAAGGACTTAAATAAACTGCAATTGAGTTAATGTTGAATTTCTTGTGTTCTATGTATGATTGGATCATTGCTTTAACTAGCCATTCAGTTTCTTGTATGTTAAAATTTCTTGATTGCTGTAATTTTAGGTGATTTTTGTGGTGCACTGCATGTATAcatcttgtgtgtgtgtgtgtgtgtatgttaaAGTTGACACAACTTCAATCATCTTATGACAAAGGTATGCCTTTATGGCCTAACATGCATTATTCCACATACAATGCATGTTGTATGTGGAATAATGCATGTTGGGTCAAAAGGATACCTGTGTCATAGTTACATGGTTCATGGAGGTTTTATGCATATCATTTTAAATGCTGGATATTTTATAACTCcattgtttatcaaaaaagaaaaaaaattatacttctAAAGAGTCCACCTTTGCATAATTTGTTTGACAATCGTTTTAAATTTAACTAGCTGACATCCCGTGTGATGCGCAGtgcattttgataaattttctaAGAAGTTATTTATGACCCATTCAtgaatactattattattagtcGTAGTTAATCTTTGAAGTTTTGTAGtaaaactaaattcaaactaaatacattgggggaaaaattcttccaattCATGCAACCAATAAATGTCATTAGATCATAGTTCACATTATCAcctacttataaaaataaaaataaaaaccgtTCACATTATCACCTCAAACTGTTGATTCCTAAGTGTCTTTCTTGTATGATTTATGCTTTATATATAGATTCTATAGTGTTAATTTCTACATTTCTAATTGCTCTTCTCTCGTTGAGTTTTTGCCCTCCCTTAACTTTGTTTCCtagtagatttttatttttgttcatcatcatgaactccTTGTAtgactttctttcctttttttataaaagcttccggattacttatcaaaaaaaaaatttctacatttCTTATGCCACTAAAGTCTCTATATCAACACCTACAATTTTTATGTCAATGAAAGTagcttttaatttatttcaatattGATATGAGAGATAAAATTAAGGcacatcaacattttaattgaagaaaagtttgattttcaaaGATTGTAATTataatagagagaaaattgatagAAGGATATCTTAATCAATTAGCTATAAAAATTGCTAGAATTTTCATGAtacaataatagaaaaaataatgcCATAGTGATACATAATATCACTATTTAAcctccaaattttaattgaactaaaagcaaccaaaatacaaaaaatactacaaattCTTACCAAGTATATGCATCCTATGGAAAACCAAAAATCTCAATTGGCACATAACATGAAAAATCTGCCTAAACACATTAGAATGCTACATCAGTAAAAAtgtatacataaaatataaacaaaatatataagacGAACATAAGATTTTGGAAATTAACAAACCTTTCAGAAAGGGAACTAAAGATATTGTGCGAGAAATTATggaagtttaatttttaagtccaaaggaAATGGAGATTTATATTGGACAAATGTGAAGACAAATAATCATATTACCCAATTCGTTGAATCTTACTCTTGCAATTTTGCATTGAAGTTAGCTTATacagaaaattgaaaagttttcttAATTCGTACATTTCCCAAAACTTTAGATCCATTTGTATCTATCCAAAGTatgtaaagttataaatgtatacaaattctttgaattatattaatacattgaaataaatgtatctgacataaatgctaaatttgAATGAGGTGGAAgcctaaatgaaaaaaatgtcataCAATGTGCTgcttggcagaacctcatgctctcccgcatgaggtctctgcttttatatatatatatatatatatatataactgaaagTGAAAGTTGCTGGTCTATTTAACTGAAATGTTTGAACTTTTTTCCAGTTTATAATATTTAAGAAACTCCACATTTGATTTTTAGGTTATATCCAGCAATCTTCTGGAAAACATAAAGATTGTTCAAAGCTTAGTATATGAAAAATGATTCTTCTCTTGTTTTCAACCAGGGCTGCATATAAAGGATTTGCAGATACAATTAGATTACTTCTATTTAGAGATGCATCCCAGGGGAAACAAGATAAAGAAGGTATATTGGTTGGGCAATCATATCTTCTTAAATGGGTTGTATGATTTCTCGgttaataattatttaagttAAATTCCACAAATATTCTGTATTAGCATGTGTTATATGACCTGCATCAGGGAAAGAATGGCATCATAATATGGTCCCATGTTGCGGACTcgatttcaattcttttatagatTACAActcaaaaatctaaaaattgcaATGAAAATAAGGAGTCTTGACTTttcaaataaagtaaaatataagttattaaaattgtgtttatttACTTTTCAAAGTTGACAACATGTCCAGCTCCCCCATGGGTGAGCTCAAATCTGCCAGGGGCAAATTTTCCCTTTATGGGGCaggaaaaaagttaaaatatattgtgaAATCCTAAAATGGAATAGCTGGACAAAATAAATGGGATAGAATATTTTAGAATCTTAGCCTTACCTGAATGTGAAATCCTTTTATGGGGCTCCCAATGTGTCAACATCTTAGttaatctttctttctttctttttttttttttttccttctgtgGGGGGGTGGTTGGGGGAGAGGGGGGTAATGAAGGAGATTTGCAGGAGGGAACTTCTGGAAATTGGTCAATAAACAATGCATTAATGTAGGTATTCCAGTTGTTAATCCAAATTTCTCCCACAATTCTTGTTAATCTACATCCCAATggctataattttttataaaaaatggtGGCTTACTTTGGTAATTGTGTTAATATATTTGTTCTAGATGTGATGATGTTGAATATCCTATGAAAGGTTGTACCCCTCTGCACTGGGCTGCAATAAGAGGAAATGTGGAGGCATGCAGTGTGCTTGTACATGCTGGCACGAAGCAGGAATTGATGGTGAAAGATAATGCTGGTTTCACTCCTGGTCAGCTTGCGTCTGATAAAGGTCATCGGCATGTCGCTCTTTTCCTTGTACGTaactttttgtttaattaatattgCCCTTGTTTCCCTCCTTCCCCTCCCCCGCTCTAAAAGATGCTCGGCTTggataaaataaattgtttcatgtGAAGCTTGCTTGATGAAACCTTCTGGGACTTCACAATAATATATGGATATCATTTatgattagattttcaatttaaaatggTCATGCAGAAAATATTGCAATCATATGTGTTAGGTTTTCATATGGGCATGTCTTTGCGTGCATGAGGAATGCTCTAGGTTCAGAGTAAAAATGTTGGTGGAGAAGTGAAATCTTGATTTGGTAAAGGTTATGGAGGTTTGGGAATCAGGGAAAAGAAGGCTTATATATCAGAAAGAATCATATCTAATGTACAGACAATAAATATAACAAGTACCAGGGATTAAACTTGCATGGGAGGTTCAAGTGGATTTAGTTTTCTGGATTCTTAGAAACTACTTTGTGGATTAAATATACACTTGTTGATTAAGATGTTTATATCACAATAAAAACTTGTGTAAAATACCAATGGCCACTTTGCTTAAATGGCACCTCCTCACCTTGTTAGAGCAAGGTTTACAAGGTAATTCTGAAATGTATCACTTAGTTTGGAAGGCTGTTCCTCCTTGCTTGATGTGGAGCATTTGTTCACAGAGGAATAACACGGTGTTTGAGGTCAAGAAGTTTGTCTGCAGAGATTAGTCTGGGTTTTATGTAGAGTTTCCCCAAGGTCTTGATGCATCTGTTGTTCAAATTTATGTGTCCTTATTTTAGACTTGGGGATGCTCTAGATTTTAtgatctttatttatttatttgagtgtCTATTCCCCTTCTCATTCTTCTTTTAGGTGTAACCTTTTATGTACTTGGCTGCGGCcctttttgcacctaataattgtccattttcttttttgatttcttttgcaGTCTAATGCACAGCGAGCTCACAGCAACAACTGGGGAGATAAAATTTGCGGTGGGAAGATGACAGATATAGGTTATGCTCCTATCCTATTTGCCATAATAATCATTCTCACGGTCCTCTTCATCAACTCAATTCTTGCAGGTAATAAGctataattttacaatttttcttcCAATAGCAGATGGAGGCACGCTATGATGTTAATCATGAGTCATGACCAACTTCTtagtacttatcaaaaaaatgacTGACTTCTTATTACTCATGCTAGCTCCCAATCTTACAAAGGTTACTGCTGTTGTTGGACTCTGGGGATGGGGTGCTGTTTCTCTGGCAGTTGGTTCACTGATTATGTTCTACAAGTGTGCTAGGTAATCTCATGCTCTActtgtgttttaattttattgctgTTTGTAGGTGGAGGCATGTTTCCAACTtgacatatttttattattctgGATCCTCTGTTTGTCAAACTGGGTACAATAACACCTCTATTAATTAACTCCATCTTAGTTTcttgcaaacaaacaaaatttgcTTTCCACTTTCAGATCAGATTTTTGACCCGGAGCCACTTATCTTGCTCATTCAACCCTCTCACATTCCAAGAAACAATTCTCAAATTCATTGATGCACTACAACAGCCCGATCCCTACTAACACTCCTATTCCTTTCTGACTCGTTCTCATCACCCCTCGAACTCAATAGACTCTTTAATTCCTGATGCCCTTTGTGCCCAGCCTTACCCATCTTCCTCTTAGAAGCTACATCAAGCATTTGCTTATTTCTTCGAGCTTCTAGAGCTAAGAGCAAACCTATAACTTGTTCTTTGAAACCCTCAAGCGAAGTCCCAACAGATTTCTGGAAAGCTTTAATTCTATTAGTTACCCATAGTGACAACTTGGTGTTATCTATATCCCTCTGACACCCTAACTCCTCAACTTTAGTAACCTCCGTAACCATAGAATTATCCATCACCAGAGGTGCCACTTCTAATGGTTCACGTATATGTTCCCAATCCAACAGCCCCTCATCAGAGTCCCAAGCCTCATCCTCTGACCCAAAGTCCGAGACTACTGAGTGTTTAGATAGTCGATTGAAGGTAGGGGTTTCGGGGGTGTTGTGCAAACTGGATATTGAGAAAgcatatgatcatgtgaattgggagttTCTCATGTTTCTGTTACAGCAGTGTGGCTTTTCTGAAAAGTGGAGAAGGTGGATTAGGTGTTGTGTATCAACTATTAAATTCTCCATTTTGATCAATGGTAGCCCTTCTGCCTTTTTTGGGAGTTCTAGAGGACTTCGGCAAGGTGACCCTTTATCCCCTTTTCTCTTTGATATTGTCATGGAGGCATTGAGCCGTATGTTGGCTGAAGCTACTGCAGCAGGGCAGTTTTCGAGCTTCACAATGGGGAATGTGACTGGTTCCTTAATGACGGTGTCTCACATTTTGTTTGCGGATGATACTCTTGTTTTCTGTGATGTTGATAGCAATCATATAACAGCCTTGCGGGGGATTCTCTCTAGATTTGAGGAG
This portion of the Castanea sativa cultivar Marrone di Chiusa Pesio chromosome 7, ASM4071231v1 genome encodes:
- the LOC142643146 gene encoding putative protein S-acyltransferase 23 isoform X2 → MASSEIEVVSSSDSNAQQKNPNEEVSVAPVIDVFSASAYGDFDKLRKFVEEDGASLSQPDLNGYYALQWAALNNFPHIVQYIVEHGGDVNATDNILQTALHWAAVRGAIAVADVLLQNGARVEAADFNGYRAVHVAAQYGQTAFLNHIIAKYQADFDVPDNEGRSPLHWAAYKGFADTIRLLLFRDASQGKQDKEGCTPLHWAAIRGNVEACSVLVHAGTKQELMVKDNAGFTPGQLASDKGHRHVALFLSNAQRAHSNNWGDKICGGKMTDIGYAPILFAIIIILTVLFINSILAAPNLTKVTAVVGLWGWGAVSLAVGSLIMFYKCASKDPGYVKRPGDLGHHKDKEDLLLNIDLNSSSEWTGNWSQLCPTCKIIRPVRSKHCPTCKRCVEQFDHHCPWISNCVGKGFGLLNQSCILKKYGFIMWRFNILVLLHFCSWT